The DNA region ATTTCCATTTCGTTGTTCAgaaatatatttttgatatttacCAATAAGAAAATTACTTGTCTGCATTTgtaaaacattattatcgcCTTCATATGTATTATTggcatcatgatcatcacgAAGTTCACCGAGACGTGATGCAGCCAAATAACCATGGCCACCACATGCTTCACGACATTCTTGTATTGTATCACGACATAACCAACCGGAAATTGGTTTTGCTGCACATGCAACAGCATGTATTTCTTGTCCCAATTCAGCCAATGATGGTGAACTAGTACCAAACAATACGGCTACTTGAAAATTTAAGAAATCTCTCAAGAATGATTGACAGAAAATATCTAAAACGTAAGTGGCTGATAAATATGGAAAAAGACGCCATTGTTGCATTTGATATTCAATAACAGGCCATTCGATTGTTGGATTTGATCGTGGTCCAAATTGACGACGTGCAGCTGAATATCGTATACCGATTGTAATGGCTGTTCTCATATTTGCCACCGATATTGAAAGGATGCCAACTCTTCCCATCGATAATGTACCCAATGTAATGCCGGTTCGATGTTTTTTATCTTTGATTGTTGTAACATAATCACCGGATGAATCAATATCACCAGTTCGATTCATAAGATAACTTTTTGAAATTCtacatttaaaatttaataaaaaaaaattgttaatttttcaaagtttacattttcgattaaaatgaaaaacaaaccgataatttttaaatgaagCAAATCCATTATCAAGACCATTAAGACCAATTTTTGGTCCCATATCACCAATAATAACGCCTGGATATGGCAACAATGTTTTTGGATCACGTATTGGCACAATGAATGCACTAAGACCATGATTACGATCATTAACATATAATTGAGCAAATGTTACAGCATGTGTAGCAGTTTGGCCCATATTACCGGACCAAACTtttgttgattcaaaattagGCGTATTGAGAATAAATTCTTGAGTGTTCACATCAAAATCGGCTCTTGTGCCCATTGCTTTTGTATTTGAACCATGTGATAATTCGGTAAGAGCAAAACAACCGATTGCTTCAAAACTGAGCATCTGATCAAGAATGGCTAAATGACGACTGGAACCAGCACCACGTAAACTGATTGTAACAAATTCACGTGCAAGAAATTGTTTAGCCGATAATGACCAATCATATTGACCAAGAGCATTATACAATTGTTGAGTTAATAATGGATTctgaataaattcatcatcaggtAAAAGATTATATTCCATTAAACGTTTTAAACGTTTAAATGTAATTTCACGTTTCTGTTCACGTGTTAATTCTTCCACTGGTGAACGTTGAAATAATGGATCATTTTCCAATGTACGAAATATACGATTACGAAATTTAATCACTTGTTCACCATCGATAACTAATTTTAAATCACGCCAATCAAATGATGCCATTTGACGATATGGTGATAATGGACAAttcaatggtaatgatggcatcatttgttcaatttcttcAACACTATGTTCAGATTTACGACCTTGTCGTATGgtaaatttcaataaacTATTATCAATATCCATATTGTTGACTGTTTAGTTGTttggttttcgttttcgttgcGACAagaattaattataattggaagaataatcaaaaaaaaaaattcaaaactgTACGGTGACGGACTGTTGTAATGATGACAAGATGTGAATGTATAATGAGAATGAGAAtacaaaaatttgtttatttgaacaCAATTTTCTATGacagatgaacaaaaaaaaacgacaaagaCTAACATGCATACACGCGCACAGCACaaacaatataatgatgatgatgataatctttgTAGGGAAGTCGagacacgaaaaaaaaagaaaaacaaaacaaaacaatctgaaaaaaaatggtgaaaaaaaattttttcttggttatccgttttcgttttcgttttctttcttttttttttggatcggTTTCTGTTCCGTTATTGTGttgtgaatgttgttgttgttgttgtttgttgtcgtAGACGttgtatcatcaacattatcaagtataatgaatgaaaatatatatgTATATGGACAAAACTGTCGAAGAAAAGGATAGtttggatggatggatagatggatggatgttgcggcgatgatgatgatggtggtggtggtggtgttttcTAGTGTGAGAAACTTGTTTTCaatgcttgttttttttttgctgtatTTATACtttctatttgtttgtttgtttgtcttgagatttttgttgttgttgtttgtttgcaccgttttttttttaaattttttaggcaaaaaaaatgtttttttcttctcaaaaccaaaaaaaaaaaaaaaaaaaaaccaatcaaattcaaattaaaattggttattaataataacaaaacaaacaggCAAACACAAAgcacatgaattttttttttcttcttcttcttcacaattcaaattcaaatcattttataGCGAAAAGTTGAAAACCagaaaccaccaccaccaccacagaaaaaaaatgaagaaagaaaactcgtgatgatgatcatgacgatgaccatcatcatcatcatcatcattatcagtgatgatgatgatttttgatgattagtGGCAGTGGTAAActataaataatttttctttttttttgattgattgaacatGAATAATATCATGAATAATCAGTAAGCAATCggttgaattttattttatttttttttcatggaaaattttttctcttttttttcaatttgaccatcaccattttttttttttttttttaatgattacaaattacaaattgaattttttttttcttattttgttgcaaagaaattgataacgaattttttttttgaactgAAGattataaacacacacacacacacgcactatttgatgatggattatCGTATTGGATATCtgtgattcatcatcatcatcatcatcaacattgtgaactgcgaataaaaaaaaaaaatttgattccagaaatgaaaaaaaaaccaaaagaagaaaaaatcattttctcactataatcacatcatcatcatcatcatcatttgaacatCAAGtagaaacacaaacaaaaacaactacTGAAAATGGATTATCACACatccatcataatcataagaagaagaaaaaaaattttttttttgttcgtgttccctttttctcattcaccTACatggaaacatttttttttgttttgttttgttttgttgttttggtcaTCACAATGTGAcagaagaacaaaaaaataaaagaaagaGGTTCCAggaacaatgaaatgaagaaaaaaaaacttggatttgatgatgacgttggattatacaaattttctttcttttctattgtcgatttttgttgttgttgttgtcgtcgttgttgttgttgttgcagctacgattttcatgatgatgatgatgatgatgatgatcgaaatgtacggaaaaaaaatcttcatttaCATTCACCACCATTAAATTACATTTGcattttgcaattttttttctttaggaaatgtgtgaataaaaaaaacgaaaaagaaaattcaagtcttgaaatgatgatgatgataataacaatcacaataataataacaacaacaacaacaacaacaacaaccacaacaacaataacaacaacagcagcaacaggtTGATCGAGCTCACATCTTcagttgaatgaatgaatgaatggagaaaatgtaaaagaaaatgaaggATACAATTGAATCCTATGTATTGAACATTACCTGGAATaaccacttttttttgcttttttttcctatgtttttttttctgtctattcatcagtttcatcatcataaccgATAAACTATGGCCATACagacatatatatatgacttgtactgatgatgatgatgatgatggtcttTCTTCAAGTAATCAAAATCACAATTCCATTTCAGTggatttggaaatttttttttttttttttttttgattgaaaaaaaattattatgataatgatgctgatgacgacgacaaacAATACTGACTTCGATCTCCAACTAAttttctctatctctctttctctctatcgttcaatggtcatttttcaaaaaaaaaaaaaaaaaaaaatgcatcaCGTGATCCACCATTTATTTCTGTTTGACCACAACATTATCGTCACTTctgttttttgattatcatcatcatcatcatcatcattgaaggtattaactttttttttctcatagtCAAATGtgagaaaaatgataattgaatgaaaaaaaaaaaaaaacaaaacaaaacaaaataaaataaaataaatgctGCCCATTAGAAAAAGGAACCAGGTCACACATATGCATatgtttttgtatttatttattttttttgtttttgtttttttgtttgttttttttctcttattcGTACGTGtaggttattattattattattcaatgatttcttATATTCCAGACAAGGCAAAGTTCGTGGTGTGGCCCATTCCCGTTCgtcaaatttgttttttgtttgcccatttgcatgtgtgtgtgtggtggaaaataacaaaacacacgcagacacagacacacacacacacacttatctatgtttttggatttttttttttaacaaactATATACAAATGTAAGGAacgaccgaaaaaaaatgtgagaAAATTATCAACTTTTCCTGgaaacaattgtttttttttaacattttaAGATcaaaatttgtgtgtgtgtgcgttcaagagaaattaaaattccaacgaaaaaaaaaaaaaattttttggataagtttttcttttgctttttaaacaaattgatgattgaaattttttattttccattgtttccaccatttgtcgttgttatCGCACACGGCCtcatttgtttatattgaacacacacacacacacacaatatatattg from Dermatophagoides farinae isolate YC_2012a chromosome 5, ASM2471394v1, whole genome shotgun sequence includes:
- the LOC124499604 gene encoding peroxisomal acyl-coenzyme A oxidase 3 — encoded protein: MDIDNSLLKFTIRQGRKSEHSVEEIEQMMPSLPLNCPLSPYRQMASFDWRDLKLVIDGEQVIKFRNRIFRTLENDPLFQRSPVEELTREQKREITFKRLKRLMEYNLLPDDEFIQNPLLTQQLYNALGQYDWSLSAKQFLAREFVTISLRGAGSSRHLAILDQMLSFEAIGCFALTELSHGSNTKAMGTRADFDVNTQEFILNTPNFESTKVWSGNMGQTATHAVTFAQLYVNDRNHGLSAFIVPIRDPKTLLPYPGVIIGDMGPKIGLNGLDNGFASFKNYRISKSYLMNRTGDIDSSGDYVTTIKDKKHRTGITLGTLSMGRVGILSISVANMRTAITIGIRYSAARRQFGPRSNPTIEWPVIEYQMQQWRLFPYLSATYVLDIFCQSFLRDFLNFQVAVLFGTSSPSLAELGQEIHAVACAAKPISGWLCRDTIQECREACGGHGYLAASRLGELRDDHDANNTYEGDNNVLQMQTSNFLIGKYQKYISEQRNGNGNGNGNDVSNDILDDLIVADNNNNDFKSQMGSIEFLNDVDNNVKQLRYTNGEDVCNMDFILRTYRFLVSYLLLRSVDKLDCELKISMGDLFVARSNSQVYYCRSLSFAFIEHFIMLRYSKFLNEELADDVPMAIRQVLQRMGILYGLWSLDAHSSILYEGGYYDGHDANRSIRTTILQLCELIKPDAVSIVDAIAPPDFILNSVLGYADGDIYRHIYQAMTMNTKTFERAEWWRDFTNDKPAVASLEPIDNNNHQNENIDQQQQQQQAKL